A region of the Amycolatopsis sp. cg13 genome:
CTTCCAGTCGTCCTGTTTGGACAGCGAAGGAGCTCGGACGCCGCCGAAGGAAACGCTGCCGGTGTCCGTTTCGGACAGTCCAGTGAGGATGGACACCAGCGTGGACTTGCCCGCCCCGTTGCGGCCGACGAGTGCGTGCGACTCGCCGGGCCGAACGGTGAGGCTGACGTCGTGCAGCGCCACGGTCGGCCCGTACCGCTTCCCGACGCCGTCCGCCTGCACTACCGGCGCGCTCACAGGTTGTTACCCCACAAAGCTTTGTCGTCCACGTTGTCCTTGGTCACGACCGGCGCGGGCAGCTGGTCTTCCAGAATGCCGGGGCTGATTTCGACGATCGTGGAGTCGTGGTCGGTCGGGCCCGGCTTGAACGTCTCGCCCGCCATGGCCTTCTTGAGCCAGTACATGCCGTACTTGGCGTAGGCGTCGGCGGGCTGCGAAACGGTCGCGTCGAGTTCGCCGTTGCGGATCGCGGTGAGCTCCTGCGGGATGCCGTCGTTGCTCACCAGCACCACGTGCTTCGGGTCGCCGACCGGGAAGAACAGGTTCTTGCGCTTGAGCGCCTGCTCGGTCGGCGCGAGGTAAACGCCGCCCGCCTGCATGTACACGCCCTTGATGTCCGGGTTCGCGGTCAGCAGACTGTCCAAACCGGACGACGCCTTGTCCGCCTTCCATTCGGCAGCGACCTCGAGCACCTTGACGTCCGGGTACTTCTGCTTCATGCACTCGCGGAACGCCGCCGACCGGTCACGGCCGTTGACCGACGCGAGGTCGCCCATCACCTGCACGACCTTGCCGCTCTTGACGCGCTTGCCGATTTCTTCGCACGCCTTGGTTCCGTACGCCTTGTTGTCCGCGCGGACCACCATAGCGACCTTGCCGCTTTCCGGCGCGACGTCCACCGCGACCACCGGGACGCCCTTGATTTCCGCCTGCTTCAGCCCGGCGACGACTGCGGCCGAGTCGAGCGGCGTGACGACGAGCCCCTTCACGCCCTGGTTGAGCAGCGTGCCGATGTCCGTGATGAGCTTCGCCGGGTCGCTGTCGGCGTTCACCGTCGGCAGCGCGTCGAGCCCCTGCTCTTTCGCCATCTGCGGCACGTATTTGTTGTAGGCCTGCCAGAACGGCGAAGTCAGCAGGGGCAGCGTCGCCCCGACCTTGCCGGTGCCGCCGCCGCCAGCCGCGGCCGCCGGTTTGTCCTTAGTGGACCCGCACGCACCGAGCACCAAACCGCAGGCGGCCACCGCGGCGGCCAGCTGGATCACCTTCGTACGCACCGCATCCTCCTTGATGACAGGCCTTGTTGGCTGAGCAGATCAGTTCTGCACGGGTCCGCGCGGGCGCAGGCCGTACATGCCGCCGTCCACCGCGAGCGCGGTGCCGGTAGTCGATGCCGAAAGCGGGCTGGCCAGGTACGCGATCGCGTTCGCGACCTCGTCCGCGGTCACCAGCCGCCCCATCGGCTGGCGGGCGGCGAGCGCCTCCCGTTCGGCCGACGGGTCCGCGGCGGTGTCGAGCAGCCTGCCGACCCACGGGGTGTCCGCGGTGCCGGGGCACACGCAGTTGACGCGGATCCGGTCCGGCAGGTGGTCGGTGGCCATCGCGAGGGTCAGCGACAGCACCGCGCCCTTCGTGGCCGAGTACAGCGCCCGCGCGGGCAATCCGGCCCACGCGGCGATCGAGCAGGTGTTCACGACCGCCGCCGCGGGCGAATTCTTCAAGTGCGGCAAGGCAGCCCGGGCCGTGCGCACCATGCCGACGACGTTCACGTCGTACGCGCGGTGCCACTCGTCGTCGTCGTTCGCGGTGACGTCGCCCTGCGCGCCGATTCCCGCGTTGTTGACCAGGATGTCGAGCCGACCGAAGCGTTCGGCCACCGCATCGACGGCGGCGCGGACCTCGGCGTCGGACGTCACGTCGCAGCGGAATCCGGTCAGCGGCTCGGGAACCTCGTCGGTTTTGAGGTCGAGCACCGCCACCTGCGCGCCGCGCTGGGCCAGCAGGTTCGCGGTCGCCAGGCCGATGCCCGAGGCACCGCCGGTGACCGCGGCGACCAGGCCGTCGAATTCGCTCACTGCGCGTTCTCCGTCCATTCAGGACCGTCCGGGAAGCTGAACCGGCGCAGCGTAGCGTCGTGCATGCGCGCGGAAAAGCCCGGTGCGGTCGGAGCGAGGTAGCGGCCGTCGCGCACGACGGCCGGGTCGGTGAAGTGGTCGTGCAGGTGGTCGACCCATTCGATGCTGCGGTCTTCGTCCGAACCGGACACCGCCACGAAGTCGAACATGGACAGATGCCGCACCAGTTCGCACAGCCCGACACCACCGGCGTGCGGGCACACCGGAACACCGAATTTCGCTGCCAGCAACAGGATCGCGAGATTCTCGTTCACGCCGCCGACGCGCGCGGCGTCCAGCTGGAGCACGTCGATCGCACCAGCCTGCAGCAATTGCTTGAACACCACGCGGTTTTGGACATGCTCGCCGGTGGCGACCTTGATGGGCGCGAGCGCCTTCGCGATGGCCGCGTGGCCGAGGACGTCGTCCGGCGAGGTCGGTTCTTCAATCCAATATGGATCGAACGGCGCCAGCGCGGTCATCCACGACACTGCCGTCGCTACATCCCAGCGCTGGTTGGCATCGACGGCAATCCGGATGTCCGCGCCGACAGTCTCGCGCGCCAGCTTCATCCGCCGGACATCGTCCTCGAGATTCCCGCCGACCTTCAGTTTGATCATCTCGAAACCGTCGGCGACGGCTTGTTCGGCCAGCCGCACCAGTTTCGCGTCGGAGTATCCGAGCCAGCCCGCCGACGTGCTGTACGCGCGGTAACCGTCGGCCTCAAGTTTCGCGATTCGTTCGGCTTTCCCGGATTCGGCAGCGCGCAAGATGTCGAGCGCTTCCTGTTCGGTGAGCGCGTCCGAGAGGTAGCGGAAGTCCACAAGGGACACCAGCTCCTCCGGCGTCATCCGCGAGGCGAACTTCCACAGCGGCAGCCCGGCACGGCGCGCGGCGAGGTCCCACGCGGCGTTGACGATCGCGCCGATCGCCATGTGCGCGACGCCTTTTTCCGGTCCCAGCCAACGAAATTGCGAGTCGCCGACCAAGGCCCGCGACAGCGCGCCGAGCGCTGCCGCGTCTTCCGGCACATCGCGGCCGACCACATGCGGTGCCAGCGCGCGGATCGCGGCGGCCTGCACGTCGTTGCCGCGGCCGATGGTGAACGCGAGACCGTAACCATCCGGTCCGGCGTCGGTGTGCAGTTCGACGTAGGCCGCCGAATAGTCCGGGTCCGGGTTCATCGCGTCCGAACCGTCGAGGTCACGCGACGTCGGGAACCGGACGTCCCGGACCTCCATGGCCACGATTTTCGCCATGTCAGGCCTGCCCGAAGGTCTGGCGCTGCTTGCCGAGGCCGTCGATTTCCAGTTCGACGACGTCGCCCGCGCGCAGGTACGGCTTCGGCTCGGGCTGCCCGAGCGCGACGCCCTCCGGGGTGCCGGTGTTGATCAGGTCGCCGGGGCGCAGCACCATGAACTGGCTCAGGTAATGGATGATCTCGGCGACGCCGAACACCATGTCCTTTGTGGACGAATCCTGCACCTTCTCGCCGTTGACCCAGGTGCGCAGGCCGAGCGCCTGCGGGTCGGGGATCTCGTCGGCGGTCACCAATTCCGGGCCGAGCGGATTGAAGGTCTCGCAGTTCTTGCCCTTGTCCCACTGGCCGCCGCGGTTCAGCTGGAAATCGCGCTCGGAGACGTCGTTGGACACCACGTACCCGGCGACATGCGCCAGCGCCTCGTCGGCGCTTTCCAGATACCGCGCGGTTTTCCCGATGACGACGCCGAGTTCGACCTCCCAGTCGGTGGCCGTGGAGCCGCGCGGGACGAGCACCTCGTCGAACGGTCCGACCATCACGTCGGGAGCCTTCATGAACAGCACCGGCTCGGTCGGCACGGCCGCGCCGGTTTCCTCGGCGTGGCGGCGGTAATTCATGCCGATGCAGACGATCTTGCCCGGCGCGGCGATCGGCGCGCCGACCCGCAGCCCGGCCCCGTCGACGACCGGCAGCTCCCCGGCCTCGAGCGCCTGCGCGGCTTTCGCCGGCCCGTCGCCGGCGAGGAACGCGCCGTCGATGTCCGGCGTGACCCCGGAGAGGTCGTGGAGGGTGCCGTCACCGGCACGGACGAACGGACGCTCAGCCCCCGCTGCCCCGAGACGCACAAACCGCACGGACGAACCCCTCTCTCGACACCCGCTTCGCGATACATCCGATGTATAGCGCATGGGTGGGCGGCAGATCTAGAGGGAAGCGGGATTTGGTGCGGAAATTGATCCGATCACCGGGCTGCCGGGCGGATAACGGACACTCGTCCTGGCGGGGAGGTCCCGCCACGAAGAGGGAGACGGTGCGGCGCGGATGGGACCGGAAGACACGGCTGGGCTGGGGCGGCGGACGGCTGGGGGTTCGGCTTCGCGCGGCGAAGAGGAAGGCGGCGAGTTGAGGGCGGGCAGCGGCGGATCGGGGGAGGCGGAGGGGCGAGGTTCCCGGGGCGGTCCCGGCGCGGTTGGCGCCTCGGAGATCAGCGCGGACGACGAGTGGTGTGCCGCTGAGCGGGCAGTGCCATTGCCGGACGGTGCGTGGCTGCTCGCGACGAAGGGTTCCGCGACGGATCATTCGGCGAGCGATCATGCAGCGCTTGATCATTCCTCGGCGGAGCACTCCACGACGGACCGCGACGCTCCGGATCATTCCGCGGCTGAATACTCCACTGCAGGGCCTGTGGGCGCGGAGCCTTCCACGGCTGATCGCTTCACCGCGGATCATTCGACGCCCGAACACTCCGCAGCGAATCACTCCGCCGCAAACCGCACCACGCCGGATGACTCTGCGGTCGATCACTCCACCGCGGTCCGGTCCAGGACGGAGCACGTCGAACACACCGCCACCCTCCCCGAGCACTCCGGTCAAGGCAAGATCCGACGTCTGCTCATCCTCGGCGGCCTTTCCGCCTTCGGGCCCCTCTCCATCGACATGTACCTCCCCGCCCTCCCCCGGATGGCGGGCGACTTCCAGGCCTCTGACACCACCGTCCAGCTGACGCTCACCGCGTTCGTCGTCGGGCTGGCGGTCGGGCAGATCATCGCCGGGCCGTTGTCGGATTCCTTCGGGCGGCGGCGGCCGTTGCTGGTCGGGCTCGGGCTGTACATCGCCGGGTCGGTCGCGGCTGCGGCTAGTCCGGGCGTGGAATTGCTGATCGCGGCACGGAGTGTTCAGGCGCTCGGCGCGGCAGCGGGAATCGTGATCGCCCGCGCGGCCGTCCGCGATCTCTACACCGGCACGGCGATGACGAAGTTCTTCTCGCTGCTCCTGCTCGTCAACGGTCTCGCGCCGATCCTGGCTCCGGTGCTCGGCGGGCAGTTGCTCACGTTCACGTCCTGGCGCGGCGTGTTCGTCGTCCTCACCGGGTTCGGCGCGCTGCTGCTCGCCGCGGTCGCGTTCGCGTTGCCGGAGCCGTTGCCGGTCGAGCGTCGGCATCCGGCGCGGCTCGGTGGGGTGCTGCGCACGTACGGACGGCTGCTCACGGATCGCACGTTTCTCGGCTACGCGCTCACCGCGGGGCTGAACTTCGCCGCATTGTTCGCGTACATCTCGGGTTCGTCGTTCGCGCTGCAGGACGTTTACCGCCTGAGTCCGCAGGAATACAGCGTCGTGTTCGGGCTCAACGGGGTCGGCATCGTGCTCGCCGGGCAGCTCAATGGGTGGCTCGTCGGGCGGTTTCCCGAGCGGACGCTGCTGCGCGCGGGGCTGACTGTGTCGACGATTTCCGGCCTCGCAACGCTAACCGCGGCAACAATGAGACTCCCGTTGCCAGCGTTGCTGATTCCGTTGCTGCTCATGGTGTCCTGCATCGGAATCATCAGCCCGAACGCCAGTTCGCTCGCCCTCGCCGGGCACGCGCGCACGGCGGGATCGGCGTCCGCGCTGCTGGGCGTGCTGCAGTTCGCGGTCGGCGGGATCGCGACGCCGCTGGTCGGGCTCGGCGGATCGGGCACGGCGGTTCCGATGACCGCCACGATGGCCGGGTTCGGGGTGCTCGCCTTGCTGTCGTTCGCGACGCTGACGGTCAGGCCAAGTCGGCGAGGTTCCCGCTCCGGAGCTGGTCGTCGGTGACCGCGATGCGTTCGTCGACCAGCTTCTGCAGCGCGTCCCCGTCGTCCCACTGGTTGACGTTCATCGCGGCCGAGACCTCGTTGTCCGGCGTCACCCAGAAAGCCGTGAAGTCGTAAGCCGCTAGGTCGCCGCGCACCACGACGCGGTCCCGGTCCAGGACGGGCAGGCCGCGGTACTCGCAGCCAATCGCCGGGCCGCCGCGGTCCGGGTCGTATTGGTCGGAGAAGAAGTACGGGCTGTTCAAGTACGGCTCGTTCGCACCAAAGAGGTTGGCCGCGACGTGCTCGCCCTGCGTACGCGCTGTCGCCCAGTGCTCGACGCGTACGCGGCGGCCGTAGCGCGGATGGAACTCCGAAGCGATGTCGCCGATCGCGTAGACGTCAGGTGCCGCTGTACGCAAACCCGCATCGACGTCCACACCACCGTCGTCTGCCAGCTCCAGACCGGCGGCGTGTGCCAGCTCGACACGAGGGGCCGCGCCGACCGCGATAAGGACAACGTCGGCGTACAGCTCTTCGCCGCTCGACAGTCGGACGCCGGTCGCTGCTGTGTCGCCAGTGATCGCTGCGACGCCTTCACCGAGACGCCACTGCACACCGTGTTCTTCGTGCAGGCGATAGAACGCTCCGGCCACCTCGTCGCCGAGGACGTTGGCGAGCGGCAGCTTCTCCGGAGCGACCACAGTCACCTCGGCGCCGTGCGTACGCGCGGCAGCGGCGGCTTCGGTGCCGATCCAGCCCGCGCCGACGATCAGTACTCGCTTCGCCGCTTCGAAGGCCTCGCGCAGCCGCAGTGCGTCGTCGAGAGTGCGAAGCGTGTAGAGGCCGGGCAGGTCGCCGCCGGGCACCTTCAGCGTCCGCGGGCGCGAGCCGGTCGCTAAGACAAGGCGGTCGTAGCGGTGTTCGTCACCGGCGTCATCAAGGACCAGGCGTGCACCCAGTTCGACTCGGGTCGCTGTAGTGCCAGAGAGCAGCCGGATGTCGCGCTCGTCCCAGTAGCCCTCGTCACGCACCCAGTCCGGTTCCTCGGCGTTGCCGAGCAGCACGGCCTTCGACAACGGCGGCAGCTCGTACGGCCGGTGCGTGTCGGCTCCGAGCAGCAGGACGTCGCCGTCGAAACCGCGTTCTCGGACTGTCGCGGCCGCAGTGGCACCGGCCAGTCCGGATCCGACGACGACGATCTTCCGAGGTTCCGACATCCGTCCTCCTGAGGCGTGCCCGCGGCGTGCGGTGGCCGACGCTACTCCGGTATCCGGCCGGTCACACCCCGTGGAAAACCGGCCAGTAGGCAATTCGGGTGAACCGGCGTAAGGCGCCCCGGAGCGCCCGGTCACACCCCCGCACGAAGGACACGGGTGCTACGTGATGGGAGGGCGAGGGTCGTGACAGCGCGGGACGACAGTGCGGTACGGAACGAGTGGACGGTCGGCTGCCGGGACCTGGCGGGCAGGCGCCGGGACGTGACGGTGTTCGTGAGCAGTGACGACAAAGTCGTCCTGGTCGCGCCGCCGGGAGAAGCGGCGGTGCTGGGGCCGCTGGAGGTCGGACGGCTGCGCGCGGCCCTTCGCGACGCCGTGGTGGCCACCGCGACGTCGGCGCGACGCACCGGAACCGACTGACAACTACCGTTCCTACTCATGAGTAGGTAGAGTCGGCACCCGCAGACCCCGAAAGGTGCCGGCCATGACCACCTACTTCGTCACGGGCGCGACGGGCTTCCTCGGGAAGCGCCTGGTCGCCCGGTTGCTCGCGCGGCGGGACACGACCGCCGTCCACGTGCTCGTCCGCAACACCTCGCGCGACCGCCTCGCCGGGATCGCGCGGGACTGGCCGAACGCCGACCGACTGGTCCCCGCCGTCGGCGATCTCACCGAACCGCTGCTCGGCCTCGACCCGG
Encoded here:
- a CDS encoding sugar ABC transporter substrate-binding protein, translated to MRTKVIQLAAAVAACGLVLGACGSTKDKPAAAAGGGGTGKVGATLPLLTSPFWQAYNKYVPQMAKEQGLDALPTVNADSDPAKLITDIGTLLNQGVKGLVVTPLDSAAVVAGLKQAEIKGVPVVAVDVAPESGKVAMVVRADNKAYGTKACEEIGKRVKSGKVVQVMGDLASVNGRDRSAAFRECMKQKYPDVKVLEVAAEWKADKASSGLDSLLTANPDIKGVYMQAGGVYLAPTEQALKRKNLFFPVGDPKHVVLVSNDGIPQELTAIRNGELDATVSQPADAYAKYGMYWLKKAMAGETFKPGPTDHDSTIVEISPGILEDQLPAPVVTKDNVDDKALWGNNL
- a CDS encoding SDR family NAD(P)-dependent oxidoreductase; this translates as MSEFDGLVAAVTGGASGIGLATANLLAQRGAQVAVLDLKTDEVPEPLTGFRCDVTSDAEVRAAVDAVAERFGRLDILVNNAGIGAQGDVTANDDDEWHRAYDVNVVGMVRTARAALPHLKNSPAAAVVNTCSIAAWAGLPARALYSATKGAVLSLTLAMATDHLPDRIRVNCVCPGTADTPWVGRLLDTAADPSAEREALAARQPMGRLVTADEVANAIAYLASPLSASTTGTALAVDGGMYGLRPRGPVQN
- a CDS encoding enolase C-terminal domain-like protein; this encodes MAKIVAMEVRDVRFPTSRDLDGSDAMNPDPDYSAAYVELHTDAGPDGYGLAFTIGRGNDVQAAAIRALAPHVVGRDVPEDAAALGALSRALVGDSQFRWLGPEKGVAHMAIGAIVNAAWDLAARRAGLPLWKFASRMTPEELVSLVDFRYLSDALTEQEALDILRAAESGKAERIAKLEADGYRAYSTSAGWLGYSDAKLVRLAEQAVADGFEMIKLKVGGNLEDDVRRMKLARETVGADIRIAVDANQRWDVATAVSWMTALAPFDPYWIEEPTSPDDVLGHAAIAKALAPIKVATGEHVQNRVVFKQLLQAGAIDVLQLDAARVGGVNENLAILLLAAKFGVPVCPHAGGVGLCELVRHLSMFDFVAVSGSDEDRSIEWVDHLHDHFTDPAVVRDGRYLAPTAPGFSARMHDATLRRFSFPDGPEWTENAQ
- a CDS encoding fumarylacetoacetate hydrolase family protein → MRFVRLGAAGAERPFVRAGDGTLHDLSGVTPDIDGAFLAGDGPAKAAQALEAGELPVVDGAGLRVGAPIAAPGKIVCIGMNYRRHAEETGAAVPTEPVLFMKAPDVMVGPFDEVLVPRGSTATDWEVELGVVIGKTARYLESADEALAHVAGYVVSNDVSERDFQLNRGGQWDKGKNCETFNPLGPELVTADEIPDPQALGLRTWVNGEKVQDSSTKDMVFGVAEIIHYLSQFMVLRPGDLINTGTPEGVALGQPEPKPYLRAGDVVELEIDGLGKQRQTFGQA
- a CDS encoding Bcr/CflA family multidrug efflux MFS transporter — encoded protein: MRRLLILGGLSAFGPLSIDMYLPALPRMAGDFQASDTTVQLTLTAFVVGLAVGQIIAGPLSDSFGRRRPLLVGLGLYIAGSVAAAASPGVELLIAARSVQALGAAAGIVIARAAVRDLYTGTAMTKFFSLLLLVNGLAPILAPVLGGQLLTFTSWRGVFVVLTGFGALLLAAVAFALPEPLPVERRHPARLGGVLRTYGRLLTDRTFLGYALTAGLNFAALFAYISGSSFALQDVYRLSPQEYSVVFGLNGVGIVLAGQLNGWLVGRFPERTLLRAGLTVSTISGLATLTAATMRLPLPALLIPLLLMVSCIGIISPNASSLALAGHARTAGSASALLGVLQFAVGGIATPLVGLGGSGTAVPMTATMAGFGVLALLSFATLTVRPSRRGSRSGAGRR
- a CDS encoding NAD(P)/FAD-dependent oxidoreductase, with protein sequence MSEPRKIVVVGSGLAGATAAATVRERGFDGDVLLLGADTHRPYELPPLSKAVLLGNAEEPDWVRDEGYWDERDIRLLSGTTATRVELGARLVLDDAGDEHRYDRLVLATGSRPRTLKVPGGDLPGLYTLRTLDDALRLREAFEAAKRVLIVGAGWIGTEAAAAARTHGAEVTVVAPEKLPLANVLGDEVAGAFYRLHEEHGVQWRLGEGVAAITGDTAATGVRLSSGEELYADVVLIAVGAAPRVELAHAAGLELADDGGVDVDAGLRTAAPDVYAIGDIASEFHPRYGRRVRVEHWATARTQGEHVAANLFGANEPYLNSPYFFSDQYDPDRGGPAIGCEYRGLPVLDRDRVVVRGDLAAYDFTAFWVTPDNEVSAAMNVNQWDDGDALQKLVDERIAVTDDQLRSGNLADLA